A portion of the Oxynema aestuarii AP17 genome contains these proteins:
- a CDS encoding response regulator has translation MTDTEAKQHSILLVDDEASIFEVIEGLLYREGYQLSYVSSGREALDRIDEIEPDVILLDLMMPEMDGIETCQQIKANQRWCHIPIIMVTALSSKEDLARCLEAGADDFLAKPVNSLELRARVRSMLRIKLQYDALAATQRLRTLNLFNAFAT, from the coding sequence ATGACAGACACAGAAGCCAAACAACACTCGATTTTACTCGTTGACGACGAAGCCAGTATCTTTGAAGTCATCGAAGGCTTATTGTATCGAGAAGGTTACCAATTAAGTTACGTGTCGAGCGGTCGCGAAGCCTTAGATCGCATCGACGAGATCGAACCGGACGTGATCCTGCTCGATTTGATGATGCCGGAAATGGACGGGATCGAAACCTGTCAGCAGATTAAAGCCAATCAACGCTGGTGTCACATTCCGATTATCATGGTTACCGCTTTGAGTTCTAAAGAAGATTTAGCGCGCTGTTTGGAAGCCGGGGCCGACGACTTTTTAGCCAAACCCGTTAACAGTTTGGAATTGCGCGCCCGGGTGCGATCGATGTTACGCATCAAGCTGCAATACGACGCCCTCGCCGCCACCCAGCGCTTGAGAACTCTCAATTTATTTAATGCTTTTGCTACGTGA
- a CDS encoding response regulator translates to MTFLHPLRVWRQLGRRPIPLSLTLVIPFVLEIIVVVGLVGYVSYKQGERNVDELAQRLMGELGDRIEHDLKTYLAIPHRINATNAAALRLGQLSAEDVRAWVPHFSEQLDIFSQVHSIVFGNARGAFVGIERRSQPERVLMLSDGSTDYTLNTYGFTDGNDRGELISATPNYNPQERPWYEAAIAAGEGTWSEIFTQLDTKDLTLAAVRPVYDRDRQAIGVVNSSLHLARIGEFLAELDIGENGQGAILDRQGRLVATSTGEPLAQLADGRVRRVRARESRDRLTREIARHLAQNSTQGAADRPWQLQLDGDRYFLRTFPYRDRWGLDWQIAIVVPRAEFTSQIAQNWRTTVGLCLGALVVASGVGIVTARWIGAPMRRLSAASRRMARGEFPERVRGSRIAEVQDLAIAFNAMKDQLQSHARSLEARVQQRTEALEREINERKLLEDKLRSSETEIREFFEAMTEIVLLVDADGTDIKVAPTHPDRLYPPGTDILSETVQLFFGDRGEIVYDRVREALDTGQIVNFEYQLPVGDRPVWFSASLSPTGENTVAWVARDLSALKQAEAALRESEERFRTLVANIPGVVYRRGVGESGSVEFISDAVEKLTGYPAAEFRGDRPRRWLDLIHPQDRLTVVERVAEAISKQEPYLVEYRIRHALGEWRWCYDRGRPRSDRDGTSTYLDGAIFEITEQKQQEQSLRAIVEGTAATTGRQFFRSCTRYLAEVLHVRYAIVTEVVDERSTKVRTLAFWLGDDWSEDLEYSLKGTPCEQVIRQGTIYYESRNVRDCFPGDRELIDLGVVSYLGIPLVDLRGNILGHLAVLDVQPMERSPQQELILRIFAARAGAELERQQAEQALQRRAMTDSLLSSISCAFLDRDADSAIALTLQVLGEFSESDRCALVRYSSDRQRLSVTHEWCRPGVAPTAADWQQRSVAELPWLHERLLRGEIVHQGDRDCLPPEADRERAEFERAAIVSALRIPTIHAGETWGCLALDAVNTAKEWTPEQLSVLKLVSEIVAIGRARHEAELAQQQATQAAQAANRAKSEFLANMSHELRTPLTAILGLSEVLRDEVFGPLTAKQHQKLATIEQSGEHLLELINDVLDLAKIESGKMELLFAPTDIQGLCDSSLAFIRQQAHQKQVKLSCDIPPRLGKVTVDERRMRQVLINLLSNAVKFTPEEGQVWIEVRGDREAEVLHLSVVDTGIGIAPENIDKLFEPFVQLESSLARRYAGTGLGLALVRQVVELHGGSVSLASTVGEGSRFTVSVPWSSATPQERPETTLSAALTAENRRSARNPSAQWSRVSIVEDSSPVAEQVARYLSELGVGECEIHALGTGTVEKALEFKPEAIILDLQLPDRSGWDVLGQLKAHPETCHIPVFIISVVDEPVGLDELGVSAYLVKPFSRQQFQLAWRKFSFMQQRHETIAPGEEDSPLLVLAEDNEANLSTIVEYLEIKGYRVAIALNGREAIELSEELGPDLIIMDIQMPEMDGLEATRELRSRPRFARVPIVALTSLAMPGDREKCLAAGVDRYLAKPVSLKKLVAAIEEHLAIERT, encoded by the coding sequence ATGACTTTTCTGCATCCCTTGAGAGTTTGGCGCCAACTTGGGCGTAGACCGATTCCGCTCAGTTTGACCTTAGTCATCCCTTTCGTGCTCGAAATTATCGTCGTGGTCGGTTTGGTCGGATACGTCTCTTACAAGCAAGGCGAGCGCAATGTAGACGAACTGGCCCAACGACTGATGGGAGAATTGGGCGATCGCATCGAACACGATCTCAAAACCTATCTTGCCATTCCCCATCGCATTAACGCCACCAATGCGGCAGCCTTGCGGTTGGGACAGTTAAGTGCGGAAGACGTGAGGGCGTGGGTACCGCATTTCAGCGAACAGCTCGACATTTTTAGCCAAGTCCACAGTATCGTGTTCGGGAACGCGCGGGGGGCGTTCGTGGGGATCGAACGGCGATCGCAACCGGAACGGGTTTTGATGCTGTCCGATGGGTCTACAGATTATACGTTAAATACATACGGCTTCACCGATGGGAACGATCGCGGCGAACTGATTTCCGCCACGCCGAACTACAACCCGCAAGAACGGCCCTGGTACGAGGCGGCGATCGCCGCCGGGGAGGGAACGTGGAGCGAAATTTTCACCCAACTAGACACTAAAGATCTCACCTTGGCGGCGGTACGCCCGGTCTACGATCGCGATCGCCAAGCGATCGGCGTCGTCAACAGCAGCTTGCACTTGGCGCGGATCGGGGAATTTCTCGCCGAACTCGATATCGGCGAAAACGGACAGGGGGCGATCCTCGATCGCCAGGGCCGACTGGTCGCCACCTCCACCGGAGAACCCCTCGCCCAACTCGCGGACGGACGGGTGCGACGAGTCCGCGCCCGGGAGAGCCGCGATCGCCTCACCCGGGAAATCGCCCGCCACCTGGCACAAAATAGCACCCAAGGGGCCGCAGACCGCCCGTGGCAGTTGCAGCTCGACGGCGATCGCTACTTCCTGCGTACCTTTCCCTACCGCGATCGCTGGGGATTGGACTGGCAAATCGCGATCGTCGTACCCCGCGCCGAATTTACCAGCCAGATCGCCCAAAATTGGCGCACCACCGTGGGATTGTGCCTGGGGGCCCTCGTCGTCGCCAGTGGAGTCGGCATCGTCACGGCCCGTTGGATTGGGGCGCCGATGCGCCGTCTGAGTGCGGCCAGCCGCCGCATGGCCCGGGGAGAGTTCCCCGAACGGGTGCGCGGGTCGCGCATTGCGGAAGTGCAAGACCTGGCGATCGCCTTCAACGCCATGAAAGACCAACTGCAAAGCCACGCGCGATCGCTCGAAGCGAGGGTGCAACAGCGCACGGAAGCCTTAGAACGGGAAATCAACGAACGCAAATTACTCGAAGACAAGCTGCGATCGTCGGAAACCGAGATCCGCGAATTTTTCGAGGCGATGACCGAAATCGTCTTGTTAGTAGACGCCGACGGAACCGATATCAAAGTCGCGCCGACCCATCCCGATCGCCTCTACCCGCCGGGAACCGACATTCTCTCCGAAACCGTGCAACTATTTTTCGGCGATCGCGGCGAGATCGTTTACGATCGCGTCCGCGAAGCCCTCGACACCGGACAAATCGTTAACTTCGAGTATCAACTGCCCGTCGGCGATCGCCCGGTGTGGTTTTCCGCCAGTCTGTCCCCGACCGGAGAAAACACCGTCGCGTGGGTCGCCCGCGACTTGAGCGCCCTCAAACAAGCCGAAGCCGCCTTGCGCGAGAGCGAGGAACGCTTTCGCACCTTGGTCGCCAACATTCCCGGGGTCGTGTACCGCCGGGGGGTCGGCGAGTCCGGATCGGTAGAATTTATCAGCGATGCGGTCGAAAAACTGACCGGATACCCGGCGGCGGAGTTTCGAGGCGATCGCCCCCGTCGCTGGCTCGATCTGATTCATCCCCAAGATCGGCTCACCGTCGTCGAACGGGTCGCCGAGGCGATCTCCAAGCAAGAACCGTATCTCGTCGAATATCGGATCCGCCACGCCCTCGGCGAGTGGCGCTGGTGTTACGATCGCGGTCGCCCCCGAAGCGATCGCGACGGTACCTCCACCTATCTCGACGGCGCCATTTTCGAGATTACCGAGCAAAAACAACAAGAACAATCCCTGCGGGCGATCGTCGAAGGAACCGCCGCCACCACCGGACGGCAATTTTTCCGCTCCTGCACCCGGTACCTCGCCGAAGTGCTGCACGTCCGCTACGCCATCGTCACCGAAGTCGTAGACGAACGAAGCACAAAAGTTCGCACTTTAGCCTTTTGGCTCGGGGACGATTGGAGCGAGGATCTCGAATATTCCCTCAAAGGGACCCCCTGCGAGCAAGTCATCCGCCAAGGCACGATTTATTACGAATCCCGCAACGTGCGCGACTGCTTCCCGGGCGATCGCGAACTCATCGATCTCGGCGTCGTCAGCTACTTAGGCATTCCCTTAGTCGATCTGCGGGGCAACATTCTCGGCCATTTGGCCGTCCTCGACGTGCAACCGATGGAGCGATCGCCCCAACAAGAACTAATTTTACGGATCTTCGCCGCCCGCGCCGGAGCCGAATTGGAACGGCAGCAAGCCGAACAAGCCCTCCAACGACGGGCGATGACCGACAGCTTACTCAGTAGCATTTCATGTGCCTTTCTCGACCGCGACGCCGACAGCGCGATCGCCCTGACCTTGCAAGTCCTCGGGGAATTCAGCGAAAGCGATCGCTGCGCCCTCGTGCGCTACAGCAGCGATCGCCAACGGCTGAGTGTCACCCACGAATGGTGTCGTCCGGGGGTCGCGCCGACCGCCGCCGACTGGCAACAGCGCTCGGTCGCCGAGCTTCCCTGGTTGCACGAACGACTGCTGCGCGGCGAGATCGTCCACCAGGGCGATCGCGACTGCTTACCCCCGGAAGCCGACCGCGAACGGGCCGAATTCGAGCGGGCGGCGATCGTTTCCGCCCTGCGAATTCCCACGATTCACGCCGGAGAAACCTGGGGGTGTCTCGCCCTCGACGCGGTGAATACGGCCAAAGAATGGACCCCCGAACAGCTCTCGGTGCTCAAACTCGTCAGCGAGATCGTGGCGATCGGTCGGGCCCGTCACGAAGCCGAACTCGCCCAACAGCAAGCCACCCAAGCCGCCCAAGCCGCCAACCGCGCCAAGAGCGAATTTTTAGCCAACATGAGCCACGAGTTGCGAACCCCCCTGACCGCGATTCTCGGACTCTCGGAAGTCTTGCGCGACGAAGTGTTCGGACCGCTCACCGCCAAACAACACCAGAAACTCGCCACGATCGAACAAAGTGGCGAACATCTGCTCGAACTGATCAACGACGTGCTCGACTTGGCCAAAATCGAATCGGGCAAAATGGAACTGCTATTTGCACCTACGGACATCCAAGGGCTGTGCGATAGCAGTCTCGCCTTTATCCGCCAGCAGGCCCACCAGAAACAAGTGAAACTCTCGTGCGACATTCCCCCGCGTTTGGGGAAAGTGACCGTGGACGAACGGCGAATGCGCCAAGTGCTAATTAATTTGCTCAGTAACGCGGTCAAATTCACCCCGGAAGAGGGACAGGTCTGGATCGAAGTGCGCGGCGATCGCGAGGCGGAAGTGCTGCATCTGAGCGTCGTGGATACGGGAATCGGCATCGCCCCGGAAAATATCGACAAACTGTTCGAGCCCTTCGTGCAGTTAGAAAGCTCTCTGGCGCGCCGCTATGCGGGAACGGGTCTGGGGTTGGCCCTGGTGCGCCAGGTGGTCGAACTCCACGGGGGTAGCGTCTCCCTCGCCAGTACCGTCGGCGAAGGCAGTCGGTTTACCGTATCGGTTCCCTGGTCGTCGGCGACGCCCCAGGAGCGACCCGAAACGACCCTGTCGGCGGCTCTGACTGCGGAAAACAGGCGATCGGCGCGCAATCCCTCGGCCCAGTGGTCGCGGGTGTCGATTGTCGAAGATTCCTCCCCGGTGGCGGAACAAGTCGCCCGCTACTTGTCGGAATTGGGGGTCGGCGAGTGCGAAATTCACGCCTTGGGAACGGGAACGGTGGAAAAAGCCCTCGAATTTAAGCCCGAGGCGATTATTTTAGACTTGCAATTACCCGATCGCTCCGGGTGGGACGTGTTGGGCCAACTCAAGGCCCATCCCGAAACCTGTCACATTCCGGTGTTTATTATTTCCGTAGTAGACGAACCTGTAGGACTCGACGAACTGGGGGTGAGTGCGTATTTAGTCAAACCGTTCTCCCGCCAGCAGTTTCAACTGGCGTGGCGCAAGTTCAGCTTCATGCAGCAGCGTCACGAGACGATCGCCCCCGGGGAAGAGGACTCGCCGTTACTGGTGTTGGCGGAAGATAACGAAGCCAATCTCTCTACCATTGTCGAATATTTGGAAATCAAGGGCTATCGGGTGGCGATCGCCCTCAACGGACGCGAGGCGATCGAGCTGAGTGAGGAACTCGGCCCGGACTTGATTATCATGGATATTCAGATGCCGGAAATGGACGGTCTCGAAGCGACCCGAGAACTGCGATCGCGCCCCCGTTTTGCCCGGGTGCCGATCGTCGCTCTCACCTCCCTGGCGATGCCCGGCGATCGGGAAAAATGCCTCGCCGCAGGCGTCGATCGCTATCTCGCCAAACCTGTTAGCTTGAAAAAGCTCGTCGCCGCGATCGAAGAACATCTGGCGATCGAGCGCACCTGA
- a CDS encoding NUDIX hydrolase codes for MKFNNRLNWYIERDGNIEWISRSVTVLAILLFVLTDDRGDRHFVPLGKRGDGLPDERGKWALPGGYLDWDETVGEALLREVYEELGLNLLDLQANSRQFKGNLEQPYFVYSVPQRLQNVTLWFPLMFWVEQLPPLAPQVPLDEVAETQWLELAPTVAQDLAFGHQNIIRHCLQHYYQWPESEIP; via the coding sequence ATGAAATTTAACAATCGACTGAACTGGTATATCGAACGCGACGGTAATATTGAATGGATCAGCCGCAGCGTTACCGTTTTAGCAATTTTATTATTTGTTTTAACCGACGACCGAGGCGATCGCCATTTCGTCCCGTTAGGAAAACGCGGCGACGGTCTCCCCGACGAACGGGGGAAATGGGCCCTCCCCGGCGGCTATCTCGATTGGGATGAAACCGTCGGCGAAGCCCTTTTACGAGAAGTTTATGAAGAATTGGGCTTAAATTTATTAGACCTTCAAGCCAACAGCCGACAATTTAAAGGCAATCTCGAACAACCCTATTTCGTCTACAGCGTCCCCCAACGCCTTCAAAATGTAACCTTATGGTTTCCCTTGATGTTTTGGGTCGAACAATTACCGCCACTCGCTCCTCAAGTTCCTCTCGATGAAGTGGCCGAAACACAATGGTTGGAGTTAGCCCCCACTGTAGCTCAAGACCTCGCCTTCGGCCACCAAAATATTATCCGCCACTGTCTGCAACATTACTATCAATGGCCTGAAAGTGAAATCCCTTAA
- a CDS encoding putative bifunctional diguanylate cyclase/phosphodiesterase — protein sequence MKDAHFPFQLNSPPMNSGETHPRIQRCDRQAYSHGRIEILSVEVAKNRSPSLYQILEDRGYRVTATTEGELALSLAQELVPDLILLAVDLPDSKSYEICRQLKEDIALKDIPVLFVIPASEPASKSAIFEVGAADYLLAPFEVREVLSRVDRQLELIAAKREIMQLNIRLYEQVDRRAQRLPWGRDRRLNPSIFDPLTQLPMRLMFLEYLEAALGRKRIDPAYSPAVLFLECDRFKVLNNSFGHDVGDRLLVEIARRIQPLLTQNDVMARLGGDEFALFLDDLQAGDRFSAIADRILEVLAQPFLIQGYEIFIHTSIGIAIGDRDYQRAEHWLRDADTAMFRAKSLGKGRYQLFDPSMYASALQFLQLEADLRHAIERNEFQLYYQPIVSLTTGKIVGFEALLRWPHPTRGLVSPVEFIPIAEETGSIVALDRWVLREACQQLSQWQTEGLIDEKIAVSVNFSARQFSQPDLIEYIDRILTETQLDPRCLKLEITESAIMENTESAAAILRQLRDRHIHLSIDDFGTGYSSLSYLHHFPVDTIKVDKSFVQRLDGSPHNLGLIPAIISIAQTMGMSVIAEGIETVEQLTQLRALKCNYSQGFLFSQPLKAQEAIALLTMAPQW from the coding sequence ATGAAAGACGCTCATTTTCCTTTTCAACTTAATTCCCCTCCCATGAATTCGGGGGAAACTCACCCCAGAATTCAACGGTGCGATCGCCAGGCTTACTCTCACGGTCGGATTGAAATTTTATCGGTCGAAGTCGCTAAAAATCGATCGCCCTCTCTCTATCAAATTCTCGAAGATCGCGGCTATCGCGTCACGGCGACTACCGAAGGCGAACTCGCCCTTTCCCTCGCTCAAGAATTGGTTCCCGATTTGATTTTACTCGCCGTAGATTTGCCCGACTCGAAAAGTTACGAAATTTGCCGTCAGTTAAAAGAAGATATCGCTCTTAAAGATATCCCGGTTTTATTTGTGATTCCTGCCTCCGAACCTGCTTCCAAAAGCGCTATTTTTGAAGTCGGCGCTGCGGATTATCTGCTCGCACCTTTCGAGGTTCGAGAAGTATTGAGCCGGGTGGATCGTCAGTTAGAGTTAATTGCAGCCAAACGGGAAATTATGCAACTCAATATTCGACTGTACGAACAAGTCGATCGCCGCGCACAACGGTTACCTTGGGGTCGCGATCGTCGTTTGAATCCCTCGATTTTCGACCCCCTCACTCAATTGCCGATGCGATTGATGTTTTTAGAATATCTCGAAGCCGCTTTAGGACGAAAACGGATCGATCCGGCTTATTCTCCGGCAGTGTTATTTTTGGAGTGCGATCGCTTTAAAGTCCTCAATAATTCTTTCGGTCACGATGTCGGCGATCGCTTACTCGTCGAAATCGCCCGTCGCATCCAACCTTTATTAACCCAAAATGACGTGATGGCCCGTTTGGGAGGGGACGAGTTCGCCCTGTTTCTCGACGACCTGCAGGCGGGCGATCGGTTTAGCGCGATCGCCGATCGCATTTTGGAAGTGCTAGCACAACCGTTTTTGATTCAAGGCTACGAAATTTTTATCCATACCAGTATCGGGATCGCGATCGGCGATCGCGATTACCAGCGCGCCGAACATTGGCTCAGAGATGCCGATACCGCCATGTTCCGCGCCAAAAGCCTCGGTAAAGGACGCTACCAACTCTTCGACCCGTCGATGTACGCCAGCGCCTTGCAATTCCTCCAACTCGAAGCCGACTTGCGACACGCGATCGAACGGAACGAGTTTCAACTCTACTACCAGCCGATCGTTTCTCTCACAACAGGTAAAATCGTCGGCTTTGAAGCCCTCTTGCGCTGGCCCCATCCCACGCGCGGTTTGGTGTCCCCGGTCGAATTTATTCCGATCGCCGAAGAAACCGGATCGATTGTCGCCTTAGACCGTTGGGTCTTGCGCGAAGCTTGCCAACAATTATCTCAATGGCAAACTGAAGGATTAATTGACGAGAAAATTGCGGTCAGCGTCAATTTTTCCGCCCGCCAATTTTCCCAACCGGATTTAATCGAATATATCGATCGCATTTTAACGGAAACTCAGCTCGACCCGCGCTGTTTGAAACTCGAAATTACCGAAAGCGCCATTATGGAAAATACGGAATCGGCAGCCGCGATTTTACGCCAGTTGCGCGATCGTCACATTCACCTGAGCATCGACGATTTTGGGACGGGATATTCCTCGTTGAGTTACTTGCATCATTTCCCCGTCGATACGATTAAAGTCGATAAATCTTTCGTCCAACGTCTCGATGGCAGTCCCCATAATTTAGGGCTGATTCCGGCAATTATCAGCATCGCCCAAACGATGGGAATGAGCGTCATTGCCGAAGGGATCGAAACGGTGGAACAATTGACCCAATTGCGAGCGCTCAAATGCAATTATTCTCAAGGATTTCTGTTCTCCCAACCCTTGAAGGCTCAAGAGGCGATCGCCCTCTTAACTATGGCTCCGCAATGGTAA